One part of the Glycine max cultivar Williams 82 chromosome 14, Glycine_max_v4.0, whole genome shotgun sequence genome encodes these proteins:
- the LOC100807082 gene encoding tRNase Z TRZ2, chloroplastic-like (The RefSeq protein has 5 substitutions compared to this genomic sequence), with the protein MQISLSDLAFKTPQLFPIHHPIFPPKPPLNHQVSTQSHVSNVLKGSSGYLSEISKVIDHEEQYRVARSQVSRKVLDLEGYSIEGLSVGGQETCIIIPEFKCSFDIGRCPSRAIQQNFLFITHAHLDHIGGLPMYVASRGLFNLKPPTVFVPPCIKEDVEKLLDIHRTMGQVELNAEVVALDVGETYEIRNNLVVRPFKTQHVIPSQGYVVYSIRKKLRKQYAHLNGKQIEKLKKSGVEITDMMLSPEVAFTGDTTSDFMLDPCNADALRAKIFITEATFLDDSFSIDHARQHGHTHLFEIIANAQWIRNEAVLLTHFSPRYTIEDIRQAASKLQSRLSAKVVPLTEGFKSMYS; encoded by the exons ATGCAAATTTCTCTTAGCAATTTAGCCTTCAAGACCCCTCAACTCTTCCCAATACACCACCCCATTTTCCCTCCAAAGCCACCACTGAACCACCAAGTTTCAACGCAGAGCCATGTCAACAATGTCCTGAAAGGTTCGTCGGGGTATTTGTCCGAAATCAGCAAAGTGATTGATCACGAAGAACAGTACCGGGTAGCCCGGTCGCAGGTTAGCCGTAAAGTTTTGGACTTGGAAGGTTATTCCATAGAGGGTCTTTCAGTTGGAGGCCAAGAGACATGCATCATAATCCCTGAGTTCAAGTGTTCTTTTGATATTGGGAGGTGCCCTAGTAGGGCTAttcaacaaaacttcctttttaTTACTCATGCTCATCTTGATCACATT GGAGGGCTGCCAATGTATGTAGCTAGCCGTGGTTTGTTCAATTTGAAACCTCCAACTGTGTTTGTGCCTCCTTGCATCAAAGAGGATGTCGAGAAGCTGCTTGATATTCACAGAACAATGGGCCAAGTTGAATTGAATGCTGAAGTGGTTGCTTTGGATGTGG gGGAGACGTATGAGATACGGAATAACCTTGTTGTCCGACCATTCAAAACACAACATGTTATACCCAGCCAG GGTTATGTAGTCTACTCAATCAGGAAGAAGTTGAGGAAACAGTATGCACACCTTAATGGGAAACAAATTGAGAAATTGAAGAAATCAGGTGTTGAG ATTACCGACATGATATTATCGCCTGAGGTGGCCTTCACCGGTGATACAACATCGGATTTTATGCTTGACCCGTGTAATGCTGATGCATTGAGAGCAAAAATTCTTATAACCGAG GCAACTTTCCTAGATGATTCATTCAGCATAGATCATGCTCGGCAACATGGACATACACATTTATTTGAG ATCATTGCAAATGCACAGTGGATTCGCAACAAAGCAGTTCTGTTGACTCATTTTTCTCCAAGATATACTATAGAG GATATTCGTCAAGCTGCATCAAAATTGCAGTCCAGGTTGTCCGCTAAAGTGGTTCCTCTTACAGAAGGCTTCAAATCTATGTACTCTTAA
- the LOC100808142 gene encoding LBP/BPI-related protein precursor produces MAPFFVLFLLASSLTQGYAQFQPKNEAFISLLITQNGLDFVKELLVNKAISSLVSLRLPNIEKTAKIPVVGNVYMVLSNITIYHIDVPSSHVKPGETGISIIASGVTCNLSMNWYYSYSTWLVPVKISDRGRAEVQVEGMEVGLTLGLENQEGSLKLKLKDCGSNVKDISIKLDGGASWLYQGIVDAFEDKIGSTVENAIAKKLTKGISSLDSYLKSLPREVPVDDHASMNVTFVNDVLFSDSSVGFETNGLFIERKISLPILDLDHKNSKLPILCTNSSKMLGITLDEAVFNSATALYYDAKFMHWIVDQIPDQSLLNTAGWRFIVPQLYKKYPNHDMNLNVSLSSPPVVEISNQKAGATIFADMAIDVLEEDEVIPVACISLVIQGTGLVKIKGNNLVGSIRLNDFQMSLKWSNIGNLRVYLIQPVVWTLIETVFLPYANARLSKGLPLPIIHGFTLQNAEIILSTSRIAVCSDVAFADSNKRFLQFH; encoded by the exons ATGGCACCTTTCTTTGTTCTGTTTCTATTAGCCTCTTCATTGACTCAAGGGTATGCTCAATTTCAACCAAAAAACGAAGCTTTTATATCCTTGTTGATTACCCAAAATGGCCTTGACTTTGTGAAGGAGTTGCTGGTGAACAAGGCAATTTCCTCACTGGTCTCACTTCGATTGCCGAATATTGAAAAGACTGCGAAAATCCCAGTTGTGGGTAATGTCTACATGGTGCTCTCCAACATCACAATTTATCATATTGATGTTCCTTCCTCGCATGTCAAGCCAGGGGAGACAGGAATTTCCATTATAGCTTCTGGGGTTACTTGTAATTTGAGTATGAATTGGTATTACTCTTATAGTACATGGCTTGTGCCTGTTAAGATCTCTGACAGAGGTAGAGCAGAAGTTCAG GTTGAAGGCATGGAAGTAGGACTTACATTGGGTTTGGAGAACCAGGAAGGGTCTTTGAAGCTGAAACTCAAGGACTGCGGGTCTAATgttaaagatatttcaataaaattggATGGAGGTGCATCTTGGCTTTATCAAGG GATAGTTGATGCTTTTGAAGATAAAATTGGTTCAACAGTGGAAAATGCTATCGCCAAGAAACTTACGAAAGGGATTTCAAGCCTTGACTCGTATTTGAAAAGTCTTCCAAGGGAGGTCCCAGTTGATGATCATGCTTCTATGAATGTCACTTTTGTCAATGATGTTTTATTCAGTGATTCATCTGTTGGATTTGAAACCAATGGGTTATTTATAGAAAGAAAGATTTCCTTACCTATTCTTGACCTCGACCACAAGAACTCGAAACTTCCAATTTTATGCACAAATTCATCAAAAATGCTAGGGATCACTTTAGATGAGGCTGTTTTTAACTCCGCAACAGCCTTATATTATGAT GCAAAATTTATGCACTGGATTGTTGACCAAATACCAGATCAATCTCTACTGAACACTGCAGGATGGAGATTTATTGTTCCCCAGCTGTACAAGAAATACCCAAATCATGACATGAACTTGAATGTATCTTTATCGTCTCCTCCAGTTGTGGAGATTTCAAATCAGAAAGCTGGTGCCACCATATTTGCAGACATGGCAATCGATGTTTTGGAAGAAGATGAAGTAATACCAGTGGCATGCATATCATTG GTAATTCAAGGTACAGGTCTGGtcaaaatcaaaggaaacaacctCGTAGGTTCTATCAGATTGAATGACTTTCAAATGTCATTGAAATGGAGCAACATTGGCAATCTGCGGGTGTACCTCATTCAG CCAGTTGTGTGGACGCTTATTGAAACTGTCTTCTTGCCATATGCAAATGCACGTCTGAGTAAAGGGTTACCTTTGCCCATCATTCATGGTTTCACCTTACAAAATGCAGAGATAATCTTGTCAACTTCAAGAATTGCAGTTTGCAGCGATGTAGCTTTTGCAGATTCAAACAAGCGTTTTCTTCAATTTCATTGA
- the LOC100527625 gene encoding uncharacterized protein LOC100527625, translating to MGFTGELVRSVFSKNRSDGSHENKVRRNSAKNRRMLSVRSFLCGDEFNSVLAENDSASVKSSEVTVSQSVHEGLLNDEGDTESEETVENVAQNRPSSNSKKSLNEEEAAVLIQSAFRGFLLRRQNGEIKSQTGKDEFNLVTESPDKKSIGTSIDVQTSNSTEVFSVEGELKGICHRIQRRTRTQAIKQKVQQKTMMLVNWHSMILVKREKIKIEICSRE from the exons ATGGGTTTCACAGGGGAGTTGGTAAGAAGTGTCTTCTCCAAAAATCGTTCTGATGGGTCTCATGAAAACAAA GTGAGGCGCAATAGTgctaaaaatagaagaatgttaTCTGTGAGGTCATTCTTGTGTGGTGATGAATTCAATTCAGTCCTTGCAGAGAATGATTCAGCTTCAGTTAAGAGCTCTGAAGTCACGGTTTCACAGTCCGTACATGAGGGCTTGTTAAACGATGAAGGAGACACTGAAAGTGAAGAAACTGTGGAGAATGTAGCACAGAACAGGCCAAGTTCAAACTCCAAAAAGTCATTGAATGAGGAAGAAGCAGCTGTTCTTATTCAATCAGCATTTAGAGGCTTCCTG TTGAGGCGTCAAAATGGAGAAATCAAATCACAAACTGGAAAAGATGAGTTCAATTTAGTAACAGAAAGTCCAGACAAAAAGTCCATAGGCACATCAATTGATGTCCAAACCTCAAACTCTACGGAAGTTTTCTCTGTCGAAGGAGAATTAAAGGGCATTTGCCACCGTATTCAGCGCAGGACCAGAACTCAAGCAATAAAGCAAAAGGTACAACAGAAGACAATGATGCTTGTGAACTGGCACTCCATGATTTtggttaaaagagaaaaaattaaaattgagataTGCTCAAGAGAATAA